The genomic DNA GGCCGCTCCAGGCCGCGGCCATCTGCGCGACGGTGTCCTGCAGCGCCGCCTCACGGCGCCCGGCCACCACCATGGCGAAGCCGTTCCGGTACAGGGTGACCGCGGCCGCCTGCCCTACTCCGCTGCCGGCGCCGGTAACGACCGCAACCTTGAGTGGTTCCATGCCGCATCGTCCTCTATCATTTTGGTTCTGTCCTCTATTCCGGTTCATCGACGCGCACGAAGCGCGCGAGATCCTGCGAGATGGTCACCAACTCCGCGCCGGCGGGTATGCCGGAACGCTCCAGGACCAACTCCTCATCGGTTACCTGGGTCAGCTTGACGGAGGTGCCCGGCAGCAGCCGGTTGGTGTGCAGGAGCCGCATCAGGGCGGAGTTCTCCTCCGCCTCCTCGGTGATGCGCAGGATGGTGGTGACCGCGCCCTCCTCCACCTCCGACAGGCGGCGCGCATCGAGCAGCCGGCGCTCGTCGCGCGATCCGGGAAACGGGTTGCCGTGCGGGCAGGTGGTAGGCCGCCCGAGACGTTCGAACAGGTGCGCCTCCAGGCGCGGCGACAACGAGTGCTCCAGCCGGTCCGCCTCCTCGTCCACGTCGACCCAATCGAATCCCAGTTCGTCGACCAGCAGGCGCTCCAACAGGTAGTGGCGGCGGATCGTGCGCTCCGCCTGGTCGCGCCCGCGCGGTGTCAGGCGCAGTCCGTCGTCGGGATCGAGCACGGCCAGTCCGTGCTGCGCAAGACGCCTCATGGCCTGCGTCACGGCGGGGGGAGAAACCCCCATACGCTCCGCTATGCGCGCGCCGATCACCGGCCGGCCCTCGCGGAGCAGCATGTAGAGCTGAATCAGGTACTCGTTTTCGGTAGATGATGAACTTGGGCGTGTCACTAAGCAGTTCCGGCAGAGTCTGCAAGGTAGCCTCCGCCCGGCGAATCGTCAAGGAAGCGCCGGAACCGCCGGAACCGTTGCGCGGCGCGACGGCCGCTCGGCAGCGCCGTTGCTTCGGCGTTGCGGAGCCGGGAACGCGCGCCCTATACTGCCGGCGCTCGCGTTGCGAGCACTTTGCTGCATGCGCATCTGCGTCGTCGCTCTCGGCACCCACGGGGACGTTCGTCCGTTGCTCGCCCTCGCCGAGGGGCTGAGCCGCGCCGGTGAACAGGTTCTGTTCGCGACCCATCGCTATTTCGAGAAGATGGTAACCGACCGCGGGCTCGGCTTCCGCGCCGTCGAGGTCAATCCACGCGATATCATCGACAGCCGCCTCGGCCGCGGCTGGGTGCGCAGCGGCACCAACCCGCTGTTGTTCATCCGCCACTTCCGGGAACTCGCGCTCTCCTTCGGCCGGGAATTGATGGACGACTGCTACCGCGCATGTCGCGACGCCGAGGCGATCGTGACCGGACTGCTCGGTTACTTCGCCGCCTGGAACCTTGCGGAGCGGCTCGAGGTACCGTTGGCCGCGGCGTTCCTGCAGCCGGCCACTCCGAGCAGGCACCTGCCGTCGGTTTTCTTCCAGGAATTGCCGGGACCGGCGCAGGTGCGCCGCACGTACAATTACGCCAGCCACCGGCTGGTCGAGTTTCTGCTCTGGAACGTGCTGCGTCCGCCCACCAACGCGGTACGAGCCGACATCCTGGACCTGCCCCCGGCGCCGCGGCGGCACACGTTCGCTGCCAACCTGCGCGGCAGTCTTCTGCTGTACGGGTTCAGCCCGGCGGTGCTGCCGCGCCCGTCGGACTGGGACGACCACGTCCAGGTGACC from Spirochaetaceae bacterium includes the following:
- a CDS encoding glycosyltransferase, translating into MRICVVALGTHGDVRPLLALAEGLSRAGEQVLFATHRYFEKMVTDRGLGFRAVEVNPRDIIDSRLGRGWVRSGTNPLLFIRHFRELALSFGRELMDDCYRACRDAEAIVTGLLGYFAAWNLAERLEVPLAAAFLQPATPSRHLPSVFFQELPGPAQVRRTYNYASHRLVEFLLWNVLRPPTNAVRADILDLPPAPRRHTFAANLRGSLLLYGFSPAVLPRPSDWDDHVQVTGYWFLDEEGDGWHPDAQLQRFLAGGAPPVYVGFGSMSSDGEEDLTGIVFSALRRCRLRGVLATGWGGLTPAQLPPDMLMLDWVPHDWLFPRTAAVIHHGGAGTTATGLRHGVPQVVVPFFGDQHFWGSRVHELAVGPPPVPRRRLTADRLADALCSAASDPSVRARAAEIGARIRTEDGVSTAVCALRRRLHGRLS
- a CDS encoding metal-dependent transcriptional regulator — its product is MTRPSSSSTENEYLIQLYMLLREGRPVIGARIAERMGVSPPAVTQAMRRLAQHGLAVLDPDDGLRLTPRGRDQAERTIRRHYLLERLLVDELGFDWVDVDEEADRLEHSLSPRLEAHLFERLGRPTTCPHGNPFPGSRDERRLLDARRLSEVEEGAVTTILRITEEAEENSALMRLLHTNRLLPGTSVKLTQVTDEELVLERSGIPAGAELVTISQDLARFVRVDEPE